Proteins encoded in a region of the Candidatus Aquicultor sp. genome:
- a CDS encoding mechanosensitive ion channel family protein produces MNSLMQSNLPVKAGTTLEQTVNWLRDNALIVILVLLASAIIYRLLSIAINRSVSLISKNPFISEDQAKQRALTLANVLDALAKFTIFFLAVLVILQSTTKVEITALLAGAGVLGVAVGLAAQSLIKDFLSGFFILFENQYSVGDLVQIGSDKGTVEQLSLRTTLLRDFQGSLHIIPNSQVTVVINHSRGWARAVVEFGVPTTQNPQRVLDTVCDEMTKLADDPTVKDVLQELPQVTGIEEFRDNAMVFRIAVRTASSEQDRVERLIRERIAARLTKEQIEVIGKPAQ; encoded by the coding sequence GTGAATAGCTTAATGCAGAGTAATCTGCCGGTAAAAGCAGGCACGACCCTCGAGCAGACTGTTAATTGGCTGAGAGATAATGCCCTTATTGTGATTCTGGTTCTGCTGGCAAGCGCTATCATATATAGGCTGCTGAGTATTGCCATTAACCGTTCGGTGTCCCTCATTAGCAAAAACCCGTTTATATCCGAGGATCAAGCCAAGCAACGCGCGCTCACATTGGCCAACGTGCTTGATGCACTCGCGAAATTCACGATATTCTTTCTCGCCGTGCTCGTCATCCTTCAATCCACGACAAAGGTTGAGATCACAGCCCTCCTTGCGGGTGCCGGGGTTCTCGGCGTCGCAGTCGGTCTCGCGGCGCAAAGCCTGATTAAAGATTTTCTCTCGGGGTTTTTTATCCTGTTTGAAAACCAGTACAGCGTCGGCGATCTCGTACAAATCGGCAGCGATAAGGGTACCGTCGAGCAGCTGAGCCTACGCACTACCCTGCTTCGTGATTTTCAGGGAAGCCTGCACATTATACCTAACAGCCAAGTTACGGTAGTAATAAATCATTCGCGTGGTTGGGCACGCGCCGTGGTTGAGTTCGGCGTGCCTACTACGCAAAACCCCCAACGGGTACTCGACACGGTGTGCGACGAGATGACCAAGCTGGCTGATGACCCTACAGTCAAAGACGTCCTTCAAGAGCTTCCTCAGGTTACCGGTATCGAAGAATTTAGAGATAACGCGATGGTGTTCAGGATCGCAGTCCGTACGGCATCAAGTGAACAAGACCGGGTCGAGCGGCTTATTAGAGAACGGATTGCCGCCAGGCTAACGAAGGAACAAATTGAAGTTATCGGCAAGCCGGCGCAGTAA
- a CDS encoding DUF5714 domain-containing protein → MSADRIDNCSVCSVSLEYLEDKETLSCYFCGMQASTDVWCPEGHFVCESCYNMSVLDFIDETVRTSRATNPYDLASIMMTYPRLASYRNPCEHALVFAAAMLIAVKNEGTIKISSEDILIALGTIQCDENNLEFCGPDAAYGCCMRSGIIATFGTIFKAAEGDAEPDSVTVRVIRRVIKSLSDNTEQHKCLKNIVLTTMDLFTPIIQARFGVRLEGSAHEIICYQIGQARDCSPTTCHYSPLLSAK, encoded by the coding sequence ATGTCGGCAGACCGAATTGATAATTGCTCTGTATGCAGTGTATCACTCGAATACCTTGAAGACAAAGAAACGTTAAGCTGCTACTTTTGCGGAATGCAAGCGAGTACTGATGTGTGGTGCCCGGAAGGTCACTTTGTATGCGAATCGTGCTATAACATGTCTGTGCTTGATTTTATTGATGAGACAGTTCGCACAAGCCGCGCAACGAACCCATACGATCTTGCATCAATTATGATGACATACCCCCGGCTTGCTTCGTATCGAAACCCTTGCGAACACGCTCTCGTTTTCGCTGCTGCAATGCTTATCGCTGTTAAGAATGAGGGAACGATTAAGATTTCCAGTGAGGACATTCTTATAGCCCTCGGGACCATACAGTGCGATGAAAATAACCTTGAGTTCTGCGGCCCCGATGCCGCTTACGGGTGCTGCATGAGGTCCGGCATTATCGCGACTTTCGGCACGATTTTCAAAGCCGCCGAAGGCGACGCGGAACCTGACAGCGTAACAGTAAGGGTTATACGACGCGTGATAAAGAGTCTTTCCGATAATACGGAACAGCACAAGTGCCTTAAGAACATTGTTCTAACAACAATGGACCTTTTCACGCCAATCATACAGGCCAGGTTCGGTGTAAGGCTTGAGGGGTCCGCTCACGAGATAATTTGCTACCAAATAGGTCAAGCAAGAGATTGCAGTCCTACAACATGTCATTACAGTCCACTGTTAAGTGCCAAGTAA
- a CDS encoding DUF5658 family protein encodes MEKYVCYEGKDRRGGCKRHCEGCESFAIDRRKKDRRHNSVSFRVRERREGFDRRQNHITRKGFYHFVFRRGSLHLRHNQIALLILLIVFNLLSIADYMFTLKALNAGFAEGNPIMDAMFTVGPAVAACFKIGLTMFVAAMVWLFRRYRAILEISILFILMYMLLIIYHIYGAIRFY; translated from the coding sequence GTGGAAAAATACGTCTGCTATGAAGGAAAGGATCGCCGCGGTGGTTGCAAGCGTCACTGTGAGGGTTGCGAAAGCTTTGCTATAGACCGGCGAAAAAAAGATCGGCGACATAACTCGGTGAGCTTTCGCGTTAGGGAGCGCCGTGAGGGTTTTGATAGGCGGCAAAACCACATCACGCGCAAAGGCTTCTATCATTTCGTATTCCGACGCGGGTCGTTGCATCTGCGCCACAACCAGATCGCTCTACTTATTCTTCTTATAGTGTTTAACTTGCTCAGCATCGCAGACTACATGTTTACGCTTAAGGCGCTTAACGCCGGTTTTGCAGAAGGTAACCCTATTATGGATGCCATGTTTACCGTGGGCCCTGCCGTAGCGGCTTGTTTCAAAATCGGCCTGACGATGTTCGTGGCAGCCATGGTGTGGTTATTCCGACGCTATCGTGCCATCCTAGAGATCAGTATCTTATTCATCCTGATGTATATGCTGTTGATCATCTACCATATCTACGGGGCGATTAGGTTCTATTAA
- a CDS encoding CoA-binding protein, producing MNRSTIERACRKGNVIAIVGASNDHGKYGYRVYNDLKNGGYKVYPVNPNEKHIQDDQAYPDVQSLPEKPDVVDIVTPPNVTEKVVKEAVEQGINIIWMQPGSESQAAIEYVENSPSDVVYDTCIMVERRHYA from the coding sequence ATGAATCGGAGTACTATCGAGCGCGCTTGTAGAAAAGGGAACGTTATCGCCATAGTGGGCGCATCAAACGACCACGGAAAATACGGGTACCGTGTTTATAACGATTTAAAGAACGGTGGCTATAAAGTGTATCCTGTAAACCCAAACGAGAAGCATATACAGGACGACCAGGCATACCCTGATGTACAGAGTCTTCCCGAGAAGCCGGATGTTGTCGATATAGTAACACCGCCGAATGTCACCGAAAAGGTCGTAAAAGAGGCGGTGGAGCAAGGCATCAATATTATTTGGATGCAACCCGGCTCGGAAAGCCAAGCGGCAATAGAGTATGTCGAGAACAGCCCCTCGGATGTCGTTTACGATACCTGTATTATGGTGGAACGACGCCACTACGCGTGA
- a CDS encoding UPF0280 family protein, translating into MYEPRLYRNRMLAQGLSSFEVSVKETDLLICASHDLADVAYDLVNRCRGELESFIDTHRIFVDTFTPIEVPDSAPEIVKSMVHAARLAGVGPMAAVAGAIAEYVGTGLLEYSDEIIIENGGDIFIKTNVERNIGIFAGDSPLSNKLAILVKPEDTPLAVCTSSGTVGHSVSFGKADAVIIMASSGALADATATKVGNLVQTKDDIKKAIEYAQDIPGIEGVIVIIGDSLGGWGKFEFLPV; encoded by the coding sequence GTGTACGAACCCCGGCTTTATCGTAACCGTATGCTTGCCCAAGGCCTAAGTTCCTTTGAGGTAAGCGTTAAAGAAACAGACCTCCTGATTTGCGCATCCCACGACCTAGCCGATGTCGCTTATGATCTAGTAAATCGTTGCCGCGGAGAGCTTGAATCGTTTATAGATACGCATCGCATTTTTGTTGATACGTTTACGCCAATTGAGGTGCCGGATAGCGCTCCTGAAATCGTAAAGTCTATGGTACACGCTGCACGGCTCGCCGGCGTTGGCCCGATGGCGGCAGTGGCAGGCGCGATTGCCGAGTATGTCGGCACCGGTCTCCTCGAATACAGCGATGAGATTATCATTGAAAACGGCGGCGACATCTTTATTAAGACCAATGTCGAACGCAATATCGGTATCTTTGCCGGCGATTCACCACTTAGTAATAAGCTTGCAATTCTTGTAAAACCCGAAGATACGCCCTTGGCGGTTTGTACGTCTTCGGGGACGGTCGGTCATTCGGTTAGCTTTGGTAAAGCTGACGCTGTTATTATTATGGCGTCGAGCGGGGCGTTGGCCGATGCGACCGCTACAAAAGTAGGAAACCTGGTTCAAACAAAAGACGATATCAAAAAAGCGATTGAATACGCGCAAGATATTCCTGGTATAGAAGGCGTTATCGTTATTATCGGGGACTCGCTCGGCGGATGGGGAAAGTTCGAGTTCTTACCGGTATAG
- a CDS encoding polysaccharide deacetylase family protein, with product MVSLAAYGGYSFAHWLSTPADTGKKVAKKVVGAKKTVVKAEQTTTTTEPIYILRYKVKSGDTLYGIAQINKTTVGKIKELNDIKRDDLSVGVTLKVPTKVKPPDVDPNQGKEATATATAVKLQKSVASMKASAQEIYRGPMDAKKIALTFDAGAASESTPRILDVLKQENVKATFFLTGKWVNDNPRLTKRIAGDGHIIGNHTYSHPDLAKMTDKQISDQLQSTDDLINQTVGFSSKPLFRFPYGSRDTRVLNAVAKAGYRSIYWTTDSLDWKPDMTPEKVKERVLGSLGNGAIILVHCGSEKTAEILPDLIRQIKGRGYSLATIPELLN from the coding sequence GTGGTATCATTAGCCGCATACGGTGGCTACAGCTTTGCTCATTGGTTGAGCACCCCGGCCGATACCGGTAAAAAGGTTGCAAAAAAAGTGGTAGGGGCAAAGAAGACTGTTGTGAAAGCCGAACAAACAACCACGACGACCGAACCAATATATATTCTCAGGTACAAGGTAAAATCGGGTGATACACTGTACGGTATCGCGCAGATAAATAAGACGACGGTTGGCAAGATTAAAGAGTTGAACGATATCAAGCGCGATGACCTTAGTGTCGGCGTTACGCTCAAGGTCCCGACCAAAGTGAAGCCACCGGACGTAGATCCCAATCAGGGGAAAGAAGCAACAGCTACTGCCACTGCGGTAAAGTTGCAGAAAAGTGTGGCAAGCATGAAGGCATCGGCTCAGGAAATATATCGAGGCCCAATGGATGCCAAGAAAATAGCGCTCACCTTTGATGCGGGCGCCGCCAGTGAATCCACGCCGCGAATTCTTGATGTGCTCAAGCAGGAGAATGTAAAGGCAACATTTTTCTTAACCGGCAAATGGGTTAACGATAATCCTAGACTAACAAAGCGTATTGCCGGCGACGGGCATATTATAGGCAACCATACATATTCGCACCCGGATCTAGCAAAGATGACCGATAAGCAGATTTCCGACCAGTTGCAATCGACGGATGACCTCATCAACCAGACAGTTGGTTTTAGCTCAAAACCACTGTTTAGATTTCCGTACGGTTCTCGCGATACACGGGTGCTTAACGCCGTAGCAAAAGCAGGATACCGGTCGATATACTGGACTACCGATTCGCTTGATTGGAAGCCCGACATGACCCCTGAAAAAGTTAAGGAACGTGTTCTTGGCAGCCTTGGCAACGGGGCGATTATTCTCGTGCATTGCGGAAGCGAAAAAACCGCTGAAATACTCCCCGACCTCATCCGGCAAATCAAAGGCCGGGGCTATAGTCTTGCAACAATCCCGGAGCTGCTTAACTAA
- the ligA gene encoding NAD-dependent DNA ligase LigA encodes MIPDIKELEARADELRNKIYYHNHRYYVLDEPEISDAEYDAILRELVEIETLHPELVTADSPTQRVGGEASAAFKPVRHRAKMLSLANAFSFEELTAFFNRVAGELGTDQVEMVCELKIDGVAVSLVYEHGIFINAATRGDGEVGEDITANVKTIQALPLRLFLEAPPDVLEVRGEAYLSKEQFKLINEEREEQGLPLFANPRNAAAGSLRQLDPKITAKRNLDVFLYALGYVAGAAFIDQWQLLKYLETAGLKINKHIKKVGSIHEAYEFCEYWQDRRHSLPFEIDGVVIKVNSYAQQERLGVTSKAPRWAIAYKFPAEQRTTVVKDIVISVGRTGALTPTAILEPVVVAGSTVGRATLHNEDEIRRKDIRIGDTVIIQKAGDVIPEVVAPVASKRTGAEVEFQMPKNCPVCGTEAVRPDGEAVARCVNINCPAVIFEHVLHFAGRAAMDIDGLGESVARQLLDKGMIRDVADIYVLSREQLLEIEHFQSKAADNLYNAIQRSKERPLSRLIFALGIRHVGSHVADVVAEHFGSVDKLSAATRDELVNVPEVGPRIAESIVEFFNEERNRSVIEKLKRAGVRMEQETAAKTVSDKRFAGMTFVFTGALEIYTRDEAEAIVKSMGGKPSSSVSKKTDYVVAGENAGSKYDKAVSLGVKIITEDEFKKLVSE; translated from the coding sequence TTGATACCGGATATCAAGGAGCTTGAAGCGAGGGCTGACGAGCTTAGAAATAAAATATATTATCACAACCATCGCTACTACGTGCTGGATGAGCCTGAAATATCGGATGCAGAGTACGATGCAATCTTGCGCGAGCTCGTCGAGATCGAGACACTGCACCCCGAGCTTGTAACAGCTGACTCGCCGACGCAGCGTGTAGGCGGAGAGGCATCCGCAGCATTCAAGCCGGTACGCCATCGCGCAAAGATGCTAAGCCTGGCAAATGCCTTTTCGTTTGAAGAGCTTACTGCTTTTTTCAATCGTGTGGCAGGGGAGCTTGGCACCGATCAAGTTGAGATGGTGTGCGAGCTCAAAATCGACGGCGTGGCGGTGTCGTTAGTATACGAACACGGTATCTTTATTAATGCTGCAACCAGAGGTGATGGGGAAGTCGGCGAGGATATAACCGCGAATGTTAAGACAATCCAAGCACTCCCCTTGCGCCTGTTTTTGGAAGCGCCGCCGGATGTGCTGGAAGTGCGAGGTGAGGCCTATCTTTCCAAGGAGCAATTTAAACTTATCAACGAGGAACGCGAAGAGCAGGGCCTGCCGCTCTTTGCCAACCCGAGAAACGCCGCTGCCGGCAGCTTGCGGCAGCTCGATCCCAAAATTACCGCCAAGCGCAATCTCGACGTCTTCTTATATGCACTGGGGTATGTGGCCGGGGCGGCCTTTATCGACCAGTGGCAGCTTCTAAAATACCTGGAAACCGCAGGTTTAAAGATCAACAAGCACATAAAGAAAGTGGGATCTATCCACGAGGCATACGAGTTCTGTGAGTACTGGCAGGACAGACGGCATTCACTCCCCTTCGAGATCGACGGCGTTGTTATCAAGGTGAATTCATACGCGCAGCAGGAGCGTCTGGGCGTGACAAGCAAGGCGCCGAGGTGGGCGATTGCATATAAGTTCCCGGCCGAGCAGAGAACGACCGTGGTCAAGGATATCGTTATTAGTGTTGGCAGGACCGGTGCGCTCACTCCAACAGCTATCTTAGAGCCGGTCGTTGTGGCAGGCTCAACGGTGGGCCGGGCCACGCTTCATAATGAAGACGAGATCCGGCGTAAGGATATCCGCATCGGTGATACGGTTATCATCCAAAAGGCGGGCGATGTTATCCCGGAAGTTGTGGCGCCGGTTGCAAGCAAACGCACAGGTGCCGAGGTTGAGTTTCAGATGCCGAAAAACTGCCCGGTGTGCGGAACTGAGGCAGTTCGCCCGGATGGCGAAGCGGTTGCGCGCTGCGTGAATATCAACTGCCCTGCTGTTATCTTCGAGCACGTGCTTCATTTTGCAGGCAGGGCCGCTATGGATATCGACGGGCTGGGCGAATCGGTTGCCCGTCAGCTTTTGGATAAAGGAATGATCCGCGACGTCGCCGATATTTATGTGCTGAGCAGGGAGCAGCTTCTGGAAATCGAACATTTCCAAAGCAAAGCGGCGGATAATCTTTACAATGCAATCCAGCGCTCAAAGGAACGCCCGCTCTCGCGACTTATCTTCGCGCTTGGGATTCGCCATGTCGGATCGCATGTTGCAGATGTGGTTGCCGAGCATTTTGGTTCGGTCGATAAACTCTCTGCGGCAACCCGGGATGAGTTAGTGAACGTACCCGAGGTCGGCCCACGGATTGCAGAGAGCATCGTTGAGTTCTTTAATGAAGAGCGCAATCGCAGCGTTATTGAGAAACTTAAACGCGCTGGTGTTCGGATGGAGCAGGAGACCGCCGCAAAAACCGTATCAGACAAGCGTTTCGCCGGTATGACGTTTGTATTTACCGGGGCACTTGAGATCTATACCCGTGATGAAGCTGAAGCTATTGTGAAGTCGATGGGTGGGAAGCCGTCGTCGAGCGTTAGTAAAAAGACGGATTACGTTGTTGCAGGCGAAAATGCCGGCAGCAAATACGATAAAGCGGTATCGCTCGGGGTAAAAATCATAACAGAGGACGAATTTAAAAAGTTAGTGAGTGAGTGA
- a CDS encoding type II CAAX endopeptidase family protein: protein MSDISNEINEGAPVPEDDRTPASNDGRAVVVPGDESVPVTPGDSGLNGPRVPWTLRDALLALVWFIFIITGGSFIIIKLIALVSPKVAPILAMFIGYALLVILLWYFAVHKRGATPAKLGFRPFDVPRGFGLAIAWFFLTKLFTAVYAAVAQWLGIHGNQQALENLPQIFGKSVFGFILAALLVAVVAPLVEELFFRGFVYPAFRQRWGVTAGVIASSVLFSLFHFNAFLFIPIMFIGIALAYLYETTGSLWPSIMLHALNNFLSVILIYYSGVLPIQG, encoded by the coding sequence GTGAGTGATATTAGCAATGAGATAAATGAAGGGGCACCGGTTCCAGAGGACGATAGGACGCCCGCCTCAAACGACGGTAGAGCGGTCGTTGTCCCGGGCGATGAGAGCGTGCCAGTTACCCCCGGCGATAGCGGGCTGAACGGCCCAAGGGTGCCCTGGACTTTACGCGACGCGTTGTTAGCCCTGGTTTGGTTCATTTTCATTATAACCGGTGGCTCTTTTATTATTATCAAGCTTATCGCTCTTGTTTCTCCAAAAGTGGCCCCCATTTTAGCGATGTTTATCGGCTATGCGCTGCTAGTGATCTTGTTATGGTATTTTGCCGTGCATAAACGCGGAGCTACACCGGCAAAACTCGGGTTTCGCCCATTTGATGTGCCAAGGGGATTTGGATTGGCGATTGCATGGTTCTTCCTAACGAAGCTCTTCACGGCAGTATATGCCGCGGTGGCGCAATGGCTTGGCATACATGGGAATCAGCAAGCACTCGAAAACCTGCCACAAATTTTCGGCAAAAGCGTGTTCGGGTTCATTCTGGCGGCGCTTCTGGTTGCCGTGGTCGCGCCGCTTGTCGAGGAGCTTTTCTTTAGGGGATTTGTTTACCCGGCTTTTCGCCAACGTTGGGGAGTTACGGCCGGGGTTATCGCAAGCAGCGTGCTTTTTTCGCTCTTTCATTTCAATGCGTTTCTTTTTATCCCGATTATGTTTATCGGGATCGCGCTTGCCTATTTATACGAAACGACCGGCTCTCTGTGGCCATCGATTATGTTGCATGCCCTTAACAACTTTTTGTCTGTTATTCTGATATACTATAGTGGTGTTTTGCCGATACAAGGCTAG
- the gatC gene encoding Asp-tRNA(Asn)/Glu-tRNA(Gln) amidotransferase subunit GatC — translation MAISEKEVRHVAWLARLGLTDAEVEKFAHQLDVILEHAGRIARHDVSDVPPTSHAIPLINVYREDKIGECLTPEEALANAPKREDQAFAVPRIV, via the coding sequence ATGGCCATTAGTGAGAAAGAAGTCCGGCACGTGGCATGGCTGGCACGCCTTGGGCTAACCGACGCCGAGGTCGAAAAGTTTGCACATCAGCTCGACGTGATACTTGAGCATGCCGGGCGTATAGCCCGGCATGATGTATCGGACGTTCCGCCGACATCGCACGCTATACCGTTGATAAACGTGTACCGGGAGGATAAAATAGGCGAGTGCTTGACGCCGGAAGAGGCGTTAGCGAACGCACCGAAGAGAGAAGACCAAGCGTTTGCTGTACCGCGGATTGTATAA